A window of Pseudomonas mucidolens contains these coding sequences:
- a CDS encoding DUF637 domain-containing protein, with the protein MDVRQFAFLVRQPSATLKNRDAFWGLPKRGVALILANAMFWQPLLVQAEGIVVSGPGTTLGQAGNGVPVVNIATPNGSGLSHNKFKDYNVGANGVILNNATGRTQSTQLGGIILGNPNLKGGAANIILNEINGGSPSQLRGYTEVAGQSAKVIVANPYGVTCNGCGFINTPNVTLTTGKPILDNGRLDRYQVDGGAVTIDGQGLNASNVDRFEIITRSAKINAQINARNLTVIAGRNDVNAQSLKTTARADDGSVKPELAIDSSALGGMYAGAIKLVGTEAGVGVKLDGTLAASGGDIQLDANGRLSMVNAKASEAIVVKADQLDARGAVYAGTRIDMQASTGLSNQKSLAARDSITLSSKGQLVNSGIIEAGVNADESRNLNGDVSLSAANLTNTKSVVASRSLTVAAAKNLDNQGGTLSGAKVVANAGQLDNRGGRVLGTNSLKVNATGLDNRATGLLHSDNTADVAVTAALDNQNGRVIGLKNLTLNAGKLNNDNGLVASQENARVTAGQVSNRAGEISASQATLTATNLDNRTGKLLGDALSVSASNAIDNRLGIFSATRLLTVKAASLDNSDQGSVVSQGSLNASIAGLFDNRNEGNLVSQGAQQVAFGQFNNSQGGLVSSKTTLALHGDNLLNQGGLVIADGALTLTGGSVDNSQKGVVSSKADTRVELVSLNNSNGGSLNSDARLTLNAKQLENGSGRISTKGDLTATVGVLNQQAGELVSEGALTLTGTTLDNRNGGLVAATNGVEVRSQNILNQKGEISSQATVVLVADQLNNSTGKVIGDSGLNLTVQRLINQSKGLLAGRESLVLSGGQLDNRVGGRITSQKNLTLNLTGDLLNQGQGTLLSEGGLTVKAGTLDNSQGGILSAANALSVTTKGLLNNQAGKLLADGTATLVSADLNNSQGGVISAKQNVDVRSASLNNSQRGSISSDAGIKLSAGQLNNSQQGSIFAKSTIKANLTGLDQQDRGELVSNTGIELDLNNGQLINRNHGLIATPGQLLLSNLGAVDNSQNGEISSAQSLELTTDALNNRGGKVISGDSLQVRVAKALDNSVEGILSAKSLLRVDAGSLDNQAGGALASRGALNLKVSDALDNRNQGLISAATVLTINSGSLNNSDKGRLSAGTVQTLVTGAVDNSQGGQLVSDGSLTVTAGDVNNQSGVIGSQQILHLTTANLDNGAGLINSQGALTLSGKRVDSSLNGEISAKGDLKLVVQRLIQRQGRLIGERAVNLDLQGGNLDNSAGLISAKGPLTFARLANLNNREQGEISSQTAFTVKAKRIDNGDRGVILSADQLRLEADTMVNADKGLISGWNGLTVVGSTLDNSAQGTLSSKSGTLKATLTGALDNHAAGALVSQGAQTVQAASLNNDKGIVSGQGDVNLIVAGVLDNSNNGLISAGQVLDFKHAQSTILNRGGRINAANIALIGQSLDNSAGQLITQGTLQGTLSGALINANKARLASGAALLLNAASLDNRGGQLVSQDRLDLTLASGDLDDRDKGTLASQQDLVIKLLKGDLDNQQDGLIFSQKGKLDIAARTLNNQQGTLQSQADNLLRLTGELNNQGGRVDSLSGNLDLQTANVANSAGGVLNSSQGWIKLVTGLFDNSGGITQAQSLDIEAKGGLLNQLGHLSALGGENRIVTSSLNNQGGGLYADTLLNVTARDFDNQGTAVDNGGKVGARNIDFGLTGTLSNGYGLIESDETLRIAAQAINNVSGNLRAMGRTGNTNIDVSGLFDNRLGALESANEHLNLQAGGLDNNGGRIVHTGTGTFDLTSDQVTRAGGSFVTNGQLDIKAASWTNSSVIQAGHLNLDIGQFTQTASGQLLGAQSLTGSGDTWTNEGLLASDGNLKLTLTGGYSGNGRVSSLGDMTLTSAQMDLGDNARIAGGGLTQINSTVLNNRGRLTSIGDLTVNATTLNNYGTLGSAEKVRLNTTHLLNDKGLLFSGNDMTLRVNDFSNRYGDVYSLGGLDIARDDADGRSSLIENVSGSLESAGNMRLLADTLSNRRDQFSTEKKLVSGNLNIYWNDYCKGKGCELYFTSVEKYEDVITGSSASAFINAGGDLTVGSQTFDNLYSSVSAAKNILINTDVLNNRGAAGGEERHLNSGFYTRDRSYYSTFINRQNQFNVYNSPTSGDYRPGEMTMAKVMDGIGNFYETSTYVVPTSGSVLAQAVIQAAGSVTINATQEINNSVVRPNATDINTPAANRNTNSEVFASTVKPAITAQLPPDLAQRQVNPVTLPGFSLPTGENGLFRLSGQQAKADGATSASTANADFSVGGHQIAAKDREKTLDYAAVQERGFNVDGQPLSAAVNGQGPLVLDSRAPSVNRVQGLPEIAPVDNSHKYLIETNPALTDLKQFMSSDYLLDKLGLTPDESNRRLGDGLYEQRLIREAVVARTGQRYIDGIASDDALFRYLMDNAISYKDSLNLQLGVALTAEQVAALTHDIVWMEEVQVNGQKVLSPVLYLAQADNRLAPNGALIQGQDVSLITGGDLHNSGTLRAANNLNMVAGNIDNSGLMQAGNRLEMLATDSIRNTRGGVITGRDISATAMTGDIINERTATTFKQEGEGYQLRNDVVSEGSRFEATDTLKLSAGRDLLSIGSTLKAGGDASAAAGRDVIIASQTEQDDYAYQRRRIKGTEQTILQHASSVEVGGNLALDARRDMAVIGSTVSAEKNLSAKAGESMTLAAAANEQHEYSKGKKGDTKTTTQLDNVTQHSAELKAGGDLIAIAGTDLTLVASKISAGNEAYVHADNELNLLAAQNSDYTLYDMTKKGGWGSKKTQRDEVTDVKNIGSEIKTGGNLTLESGGDQLYQAAKLDSGGDIAIVSGRAVTFEAVKDLRQESHEKSNDNAFWVSSKGKGNTDETLRQTQMIAEGSIAIKAVEGLKIDVKQVNQQTVSQSIDAMVKADPQLAWIKDAEARGDVDWRQVKEIHDSFKYSNSGLGPASQIIIAIVMAAVVGPMAAAAAGGGVGGAMVGAVAANASTNATVSTVNNRGNLGAVVKDVTSSDAMKGYAISGIAAGLTAGYFDKWTGTETTTSISKVTVPGSLSTWSGVGQFAANQTLQNGTTTLLSKALGQGGSAGDALKNALFNTLAAASFNLVGDFTKGVIRDGTAPKIAIHAMVGGLLAEATGGDFKTGALAAGANEALVTHLDTLVKGNDELLTMSSQIVGVLAAAGQKDADAAKMEKGSWVAKNATQYNYLLHREVKEMLQEVDSKNTEEEKREVRNRYAQLDQERNEQLGEVCAKTPDICKSISAELVNDDQKLADLVSQLRAQGKGGAALAVGSYIDSNLSATNIIAAEIKAADGGALETLAAEGVKAGVGVVAIKPGAGKGKLPPSEKEILLSREKYGEAADHISDAQKAGHPDILTIERSGAKGNRKESIGGLPKVPGKQLDEYPPAMFKEGGTGASVRPISPKDNMGAGACIGNACRGLSDGEKVRIKVVD; encoded by the coding sequence ATGGACGTTCGCCAATTTGCCTTCCTGGTTCGCCAGCCTTCTGCCACCCTGAAAAACCGTGATGCGTTCTGGGGCCTGCCCAAACGCGGGGTCGCGCTGATTCTGGCGAACGCCATGTTCTGGCAGCCGTTGCTGGTTCAGGCCGAAGGCATCGTGGTCAGCGGTCCGGGTACAACGCTCGGGCAGGCGGGCAATGGCGTGCCGGTGGTGAACATCGCCACGCCGAATGGCAGCGGCTTGTCCCACAACAAATTCAAGGACTACAACGTCGGCGCCAACGGGGTGATCCTCAACAACGCCACCGGCCGCACCCAATCGACGCAACTGGGCGGGATCATCCTCGGCAACCCCAACCTCAAAGGCGGCGCCGCCAATATCATCCTCAACGAAATCAACGGCGGCAGCCCCAGCCAACTGCGTGGCTACACCGAAGTCGCGGGCCAGTCGGCCAAGGTCATCGTTGCCAACCCGTATGGCGTGACCTGCAACGGCTGCGGCTTCATCAACACCCCCAACGTCACCCTGACCACCGGCAAACCCATCCTCGATAACGGCCGCCTGGACCGTTACCAGGTCGATGGCGGCGCAGTCACCATCGATGGCCAGGGCCTCAACGCCAGCAACGTCGACCGCTTCGAAATCATCACCCGCTCGGCCAAGATCAACGCGCAGATCAATGCGCGCAATTTGACCGTGATCGCCGGGCGCAACGACGTCAATGCACAAAGCCTGAAAACCACCGCGCGTGCTGACGACGGCAGCGTCAAGCCGGAACTGGCGATCGACTCCTCGGCACTGGGCGGCATGTACGCCGGCGCGATCAAGCTGGTGGGCACCGAAGCCGGCGTGGGCGTGAAGCTGGATGGCACGCTGGCAGCGAGTGGTGGGGATATTCAGCTGGATGCGAATGGGCGGTTGAGTATGGTCAACGCCAAGGCCAGCGAAGCGATCGTCGTCAAGGCTGACCAGCTTGATGCCAGGGGGGCGGTCTACGCTGGAACCCGTATCGATATGCAAGCCTCCACGGGCCTGAGTAACCAGAAAAGCCTCGCCGCACGTGACAGCATTACTCTCTCCAGCAAGGGGCAACTGGTCAACAGCGGCATCATCGAGGCCGGCGTCAATGCGGATGAAAGCCGCAATCTGAACGGTGATGTCAGCCTGTCAGCGGCGAACCTTACGAACACTAAAAGTGTGGTTGCGAGTCGTTCCCTGACGGTGGCCGCCGCAAAAAACCTGGATAACCAGGGCGGCACGTTGAGCGGCGCAAAAGTCGTGGCCAACGCCGGCCAGCTGGATAATCGCGGTGGCCGCGTTCTCGGTACCAACTCGCTCAAGGTCAATGCCACCGGCCTGGACAACCGTGCTACAGGTCTGCTGCACAGTGACAACACCGCTGACGTCGCGGTTACGGCTGCCCTGGATAACCAAAACGGTCGAGTGATCGGGCTCAAGAACCTGACGCTCAACGCCGGCAAACTGAACAACGACAACGGCCTCGTTGCCAGCCAGGAAAATGCGCGCGTAACGGCTGGGCAGGTGAGCAACCGTGCGGGCGAGATCTCCGCCAGCCAGGCCACGCTTACCGCGACTAACCTGGACAACCGTACTGGCAAGTTGCTGGGTGACGCGCTCAGTGTGAGCGCCAGCAATGCGATCGATAACCGCTTGGGGATTTTTTCCGCGACCCGCTTGCTGACGGTGAAAGCCGCCAGCCTGGATAACAGCGATCAAGGTTCCGTCGTCAGCCAAGGCAGCTTGAACGCCTCTATCGCCGGGCTCTTTGACAACCGCAATGAAGGCAACCTGGTCAGCCAGGGCGCCCAGCAGGTTGCCTTTGGGCAGTTCAATAACAGCCAGGGCGGGCTGGTCTCCAGTAAAACGACGCTGGCGCTGCACGGCGATAACCTGCTTAACCAAGGCGGTCTGGTGATCGCTGACGGCGCGCTGACCTTGACCGGTGGCAGCGTTGATAACAGCCAGAAAGGTGTCGTCAGCAGCAAGGCGGACACCCGCGTCGAGCTGGTCAGTCTGAACAACAGCAACGGCGGCAGTCTGAACAGCGATGCACGGCTGACGCTCAACGCCAAGCAACTCGAAAATGGCAGCGGGCGCATCAGTACCAAAGGCGATCTGACGGCGACTGTTGGTGTACTTAATCAACAAGCGGGTGAGTTGGTCAGTGAAGGTGCGTTGACCCTCACGGGTACCACGCTGGATAACCGCAACGGCGGTCTCGTTGCGGCCACTAACGGCGTGGAGGTTCGCAGCCAGAACATCCTCAACCAGAAAGGCGAAATCTCCAGCCAGGCCACGGTGGTGCTGGTGGCCGATCAGTTGAATAACAGCACCGGCAAGGTGATTGGTGACAGCGGCCTGAACCTGACCGTGCAGCGCTTGATCAATCAAAGCAAAGGCCTGCTGGCGGGGCGCGAGAGCCTGGTACTGAGCGGTGGCCAACTGGATAACCGCGTGGGCGGGCGTATCACCAGCCAGAAAAACCTGACGCTCAACCTGACCGGGGATCTGCTCAACCAAGGCCAGGGCACCTTGCTCAGTGAGGGCGGATTAACCGTCAAGGCTGGCACGCTGGACAACAGCCAGGGTGGCATTCTGTCGGCGGCCAACGCGCTGTCGGTGACGACCAAGGGATTGCTGAACAACCAGGCGGGCAAGCTGCTGGCCGATGGTACCGCCACGCTGGTGAGCGCCGATCTGAACAACAGCCAGGGCGGCGTGATCAGTGCCAAGCAAAACGTCGACGTGCGCAGCGCGAGCCTGAATAACAGCCAGCGTGGCAGCATCAGCAGCGATGCCGGGATCAAGCTCAGCGCCGGGCAGTTGAATAACAGCCAGCAAGGTTCGATCTTTGCCAAGTCCACGATCAAGGCCAACTTGACCGGGCTGGACCAGCAGGACCGTGGCGAGTTGGTGAGTAATACCGGCATCGAACTGGACTTGAATAACGGCCAGCTGATCAACCGTAACCACGGCTTGATCGCGACACCGGGCCAGTTGCTGTTGAGCAACCTGGGCGCGGTCGATAACAGCCAGAACGGTGAAATTTCCAGCGCCCAGTCACTCGAGTTGACGACAGATGCGCTGAACAACCGTGGCGGCAAAGTCATCAGCGGCGACAGCCTTCAAGTGCGTGTTGCCAAAGCGTTGGATAACAGTGTCGAAGGTATCTTGTCGGCCAAGAGCCTGCTTCGGGTAGACGCAGGCAGCCTGGATAACCAGGCCGGTGGCGCACTCGCCAGCCGTGGTGCCTTGAACCTCAAGGTCAGCGACGCTCTGGACAACCGAAACCAGGGTCTGATCAGCGCAGCCACCGTGCTCACGATCAACTCGGGCTCACTGAACAACAGCGACAAAGGCCGCCTCTCGGCGGGCACCGTGCAAACGCTTGTCACTGGCGCTGTGGATAACAGCCAGGGCGGGCAACTGGTCAGCGATGGCAGCCTGACGGTCACTGCGGGTGACGTGAATAACCAAAGTGGCGTGATCGGCAGTCAGCAAATCTTGCACCTGACCACCGCCAACCTCGACAACGGCGCGGGCCTGATCAACAGCCAAGGCGCTCTCACGTTATCGGGCAAGCGTGTGGATTCCAGCCTGAATGGCGAGATATCGGCCAAGGGTGACTTGAAGCTCGTCGTCCAACGGTTGATCCAGCGTCAGGGCCGCTTGATCGGCGAGCGCGCCGTAAACCTTGACCTGCAAGGCGGCAACCTTGACAACAGCGCGGGCTTGATCAGCGCCAAAGGGCCATTGACCTTTGCCCGGCTGGCCAACCTGAACAACCGCGAACAAGGGGAAATCTCCAGCCAGACGGCGTTCACCGTAAAAGCCAAACGTATTGATAACGGTGATCGCGGGGTCATCCTCAGCGCCGATCAACTGCGTCTCGAAGCCGACACGATGGTCAACGCCGACAAAGGGTTGATCTCGGGCTGGAACGGCCTGACGGTGGTTGGCAGCACCCTGGACAACAGCGCCCAGGGTACGCTGTCGAGCAAGAGCGGCACCCTGAAAGCCACATTGACCGGCGCGTTGGACAACCATGCGGCCGGGGCGCTGGTCAGCCAGGGCGCGCAAACCGTGCAGGCGGCGAGCCTGAACAACGACAAGGGGATCGTTTCCGGTCAAGGCGACGTGAACCTGATCGTCGCGGGTGTTCTGGACAACAGCAACAACGGTCTGATTTCCGCCGGCCAGGTATTGGACTTCAAGCACGCCCAGAGCACGATCCTCAACCGTGGCGGCCGGATCAACGCCGCCAACATCGCGCTGATCGGCCAGAGCCTGGACAACAGCGCCGGGCAACTGATCACTCAGGGCACGCTGCAAGGCACCCTCAGCGGCGCATTGATCAACGCCAACAAGGCTCGCCTGGCCAGTGGCGCCGCCTTGCTGCTGAACGCGGCCAGCCTGGATAACCGTGGCGGCCAACTGGTCAGCCAGGACCGGCTCGACCTGACCCTCGCCAGCGGCGATCTGGATGACCGCGACAAAGGCACGCTGGCCAGCCAGCAAGACCTAGTCATCAAACTGCTCAAAGGTGACCTCGACAACCAGCAAGATGGTTTGATTTTCAGTCAAAAGGGCAAGCTCGATATCGCAGCGCGAACCCTGAATAACCAGCAGGGTACGCTGCAAAGCCAGGCCGACAACCTGTTGCGCCTGACAGGTGAACTGAACAACCAGGGTGGCCGGGTCGATAGCCTCAGTGGCAATCTCGATCTGCAAACGGCGAATGTCGCCAACAGCGCTGGCGGTGTGCTCAACAGCAGCCAGGGCTGGATCAAACTGGTCACTGGGCTGTTTGACAACAGTGGCGGCATCACCCAGGCGCAATCGCTGGATATCGAAGCCAAGGGCGGGCTGCTCAACCAACTCGGGCACCTGTCTGCACTGGGCGGTGAAAACCGTATCGTTACCAGCAGCTTGAACAACCAGGGTGGCGGCCTGTATGCCGACACGCTGCTCAACGTCACCGCCCGGGATTTCGATAACCAGGGCACGGCGGTCGATAACGGCGGCAAGGTCGGCGCACGCAACATCGACTTCGGCCTGACCGGCACCTTGAGCAACGGCTATGGCCTGATCGAAAGCGACGAAACCCTGCGCATTGCAGCGCAAGCCATCAACAACGTCAGCGGCAATCTGCGGGCCATGGGCCGCACCGGCAACACCAATATTGATGTTTCGGGCCTATTCGATAACCGCCTCGGCGCGCTGGAAAGTGCCAACGAACACCTCAACCTGCAAGCCGGTGGCCTGGACAACAACGGTGGGCGCATCGTCCATACCGGCACCGGCACGTTCGACCTGACCTCGGACCAAGTCACCCGTGCTGGCGGCAGCTTCGTCACCAACGGCCAACTGGATATCAAGGCGGCGAGCTGGACCAACAGCAGTGTGATCCAGGCCGGGCACTTGAACCTCGACATCGGCCAGTTCACCCAGACCGCCAGCGGTCAGTTGCTGGGCGCGCAAAGCCTGACCGGCAGCGGCGACACCTGGACCAACGAAGGCCTGCTGGCCAGTGACGGCAACCTCAAGCTGACACTGACCGGTGGCTACAGCGGCAATGGCCGGGTCAGCAGCCTGGGCGACATGACCCTCACCAGCGCCCAAATGGACCTGGGTGACAACGCGCGTATCGCTGGCGGCGGGCTTACTCAGATCAACAGCACCGTCCTGAACAACCGCGGGCGGCTGACCTCCATCGGCGACCTGACAGTCAACGCCACCACGTTGAACAACTACGGCACCCTGGGTAGCGCTGAAAAAGTCCGGCTGAACACCACCCACCTGCTCAACGACAAAGGCTTGCTCTTCAGCGGCAACGACATGACGTTGCGGGTCAATGACTTCAGCAACCGCTACGGCGACGTCTACAGCCTCGGTGGCCTGGACATTGCCCGTGACGATGCCGACGGGCGCAGCAGCCTGATTGAAAACGTCTCAGGTAGCCTGGAAAGTGCCGGCAATATGCGTTTGCTGGCGGATACGCTGAGCAATCGTCGAGACCAATTCAGCACCGAGAAGAAGCTGGTATCGGGCAACCTCAATATCTATTGGAACGACTACTGCAAGGGCAAAGGCTGCGAGCTCTACTTTACCTCGGTCGAGAAATATGAAGATGTGATCACCGGCAGTTCGGCGTCAGCCTTTATCAACGCCGGCGGTGACCTGACGGTGGGCAGCCAGACCTTCGATAACCTCTACAGCTCTGTGTCGGCGGCCAAGAACATCCTGATCAACACCGATGTGCTGAACAATCGGGGCGCAGCCGGCGGTGAAGAACGTCATCTGAATTCAGGGTTCTATACCCGTGATCGCAGCTATTACAGCACCTTTATCAATCGCCAGAACCAGTTCAACGTTTACAACAGTCCGACGTCGGGAGACTACCGCCCGGGTGAGATGACCATGGCCAAGGTCATGGACGGTATCGGTAACTTCTACGAAACCAGCACCTATGTAGTGCCGACGTCGGGCAGCGTCCTCGCCCAAGCCGTGATCCAGGCGGCGGGCTCTGTCACGATCAACGCGACACAGGAAATCAACAACAGTGTTGTCCGCCCGAACGCCACCGATATCAACACCCCGGCGGCCAACCGCAACACCAACTCCGAGGTATTCGCCTCCACGGTAAAACCGGCGATCACCGCGCAACTGCCACCCGACCTGGCCCAGCGCCAGGTCAACCCGGTGACTTTGCCTGGATTCAGCTTGCCCACTGGCGAGAACGGTTTGTTCCGCCTGAGCGGTCAGCAAGCCAAGGCTGACGGTGCCACCAGCGCTTCGACGGCCAATGCGGACTTCAGTGTCGGCGGCCATCAGATTGCCGCGAAAGACCGGGAAAAGACCCTCGACTACGCCGCCGTGCAAGAGCGCGGTTTTAATGTCGATGGCCAGCCCCTCAGCGCTGCGGTCAACGGCCAAGGGCCGCTGGTCCTGGACAGCCGCGCACCGTCGGTCAACCGCGTGCAAGGTCTGCCGGAAATCGCCCCGGTAGACAACAGCCACAAATACTTGATCGAGACCAACCCGGCACTCACCGACCTCAAGCAGTTCATGAGCTCCGACTACCTGCTCGACAAGCTCGGCCTGACCCCGGACGAATCCAATCGGCGCCTGGGTGACGGCCTTTACGAGCAACGCTTGATCCGCGAAGCCGTGGTAGCCCGCACCGGCCAACGCTACATCGACGGCATCGCCAGCGACGACGCGCTGTTCCGCTACCTGATGGACAACGCCATCTCCTACAAGGACTCGCTCAACCTGCAACTAGGCGTGGCCCTGACCGCTGAACAAGTGGCGGCGCTGACCCACGACATCGTCTGGATGGAAGAAGTCCAGGTCAACGGCCAAAAAGTCCTGTCCCCCGTGCTCTACCTGGCCCAGGCCGACAACCGCCTGGCGCCCAACGGCGCGTTGATCCAGGGCCAGGACGTCAGCCTGATCACCGGTGGCGACCTGCACAACAGCGGCACCTTGCGCGCGGCCAACAACCTGAACATGGTCGCCGGCAACATCGACAACAGCGGCCTGATGCAAGCCGGCAACCGCCTGGAGATGCTCGCCACCGACTCGATCCGCAACACCCGTGGCGGCGTGATCACCGGTCGCGACATCAGCGCCACCGCGATGACTGGCGACATCATCAACGAACGCACCGCCACCACCTTCAAGCAGGAAGGCGAGGGCTATCAACTGCGCAACGACGTGGTCAGCGAAGGGTCACGCTTCGAGGCCACCGACACCCTCAAGCTCAGCGCCGGACGTGACCTGCTCAGCATCGGCAGCACCCTCAAGGCCGGTGGCGATGCAAGTGCCGCCGCCGGGCGCGACGTGATCATCGCCAGCCAAACCGAACAGGACGACTACGCCTACCAACGCCGACGTATCAAAGGCACCGAGCAAACCATCCTGCAACACGCCTCCAGCGTGGAAGTCGGCGGCAACCTGGCCCTCGATGCCCGACGCGACATGGCCGTCATCGGCAGCACTGTCAGCGCCGAGAAAAACCTCAGCGCCAAGGCCGGTGAAAGCATGACCCTGGCCGCTGCCGCCAACGAACAGCACGAGTATTCCAAAGGCAAAAAAGGCGACACCAAAACCACCACCCAACTGGACAACGTCACCCAACACAGCGCTGAACTCAAAGCCGGCGGCGACCTGATCGCCATCGCCGGCACCGACCTGACCCTGGTCGCGAGCAAAATCAGCGCGGGCAACGAAGCCTATGTACATGCCGACAACGAACTGAACCTGCTGGCGGCACAGAACAGCGATTACACGCTGTACGACATGACGAAAAAAGGCGGTTGGGGCAGCAAGAAAACCCAGCGTGATGAAGTCACCGATGTGAAAAACATCGGCAGTGAAATCAAGACCGGAGGCAACCTGACGCTGGAGAGCGGCGGGGACCAGTTGTATCAAGCGGCGAAGCTCGACAGTGGCGGGGATATTGCGATTGTCAGTGGTAGGGCGGTGACGTTTGAGGCGGTTAAGGATCTGCGGCAGGAGAGTCATGAGAAGAGCAATGACAACGCCTTCTGGGTCTCGTCCAAGGGTAAGGGAAACACCGACGAAACCTTACGCCAAACGCAGATGATTGCCGAAGGCAGCATCGCGATCAAGGCCGTGGAAGGCCTGAAAATCGACGTCAAGCAGGTCAATCAACAGACCGTCAGCCAATCCATCGACGCGATGGTCAAGGCGGACCCGCAACTGGCCTGGATCAAGGATGCTGAAGCTCGGGGCGATGTTGACTGGAGGCAGGTCAAGGAAATCCACGACAGCTTCAAGTACAGCAACTCGGGGTTGGGGCCGGCTTCGCAGATCATTATTGCGATTGTGATGGCGGCGGTGGTTGGGCCGATGGCGGCGGCGGCGGCAGGTGGCGGTGTGGGTGGCGCCATGGTGGGCGCTGTAGCCGCAAATGCGTCGACTAATGCCACTGTCAGCACGGTCAACAATCGAGGCAATCTCGGTGCGGTCGTCAAGGACGTGACGTCATCCGATGCGATGAAGGGGTATGCGATTTCCGGGATCGCCGCGGGCCTGACAGCGGGTTATTTCGACAAGTGGACCGGGACCGAAACCACCACGTCGATCAGCAAAGTTACTGTCCCGGGATCGCTGAGTACCTGGAGTGGTGTTGGTCAGTTTGCAGCCAACCAGACGTTACAGAACGGCACCACCACGTTGCTGAGTAAAGCGCTTGGACAGGGTGGCAGTGCCGGGGATGCGTTGAAAAACGCACTGTTCAATACGTTAGCCGCGGCCAGTTTTAACTTGGTGGGTGATTTCACGAAGGGTGTGATCAGGGATGGTACGGCTCCGAAAATTGCGATTCACGCGATGGTCGGTGGTTTGTTGGCTGAAGCAACCGGTGGTGATTTTAAAACGGGTGCGTTGGCGGCGGGGGCGAACGAAGCGCTGGTTACTCATCTGGATACGTTGGTCAAGGGTAACGATGAGCTGCTGACGATGAGTTCGCAGATCGTTGGTGTGCTGGCGGCGGCAGGGCAGAAGGATGCCGATGCTGCCAAGATGGAGAAGGGTAGCTGGGTTGCGAAGAATGCTACGCAGTACAACTACTTGCTTCATCGTGAAGTGAAGGAAATGCTTCAGGAGGTTGATAGTAAGAACACAGAAGAAGAAAAGAGAGAGGTTCGGAATCGATACGCTCAACTTGATCAGGAACGAAATGAACAGTTGGGTGAGGTTTGTGCTAAGACACCAGACATTTGTAAGTCTATTTCTGCAGAACTTGTTAACGATGACCAGAAATTGGCTGACTTGGTTAGCCAGTTAAGGGCGCAGGGTAAAGGCGGAGCGGCGCTTGCGGTTGGCAGCTATATTGACAGTAATTTATCTGCGACTAATATAATTGCAGCGGAGATAAAAGCTGCAGACGGCGGTGCTTTGGAAACACTGGCCGCTGAGGGTGTTAAGGCCGGTGTTGGTGTTGTGGCTATTAAGCCAGGCGCAGGGAAAGGAAAGCTTCCTCCGAGTGAAAAAGAAATACTACTATCTCGAGAAAAATACGGAGAAGCGGCTGACCATATATCGGATGCACAAAAAGCCGGTCACCCCGATATATTAACAATCGAAAGGTCAGGGGCCAAAGGGAACAGAAAGGAATCTATTGGCGGCCTTCCTAAAGTCCCTGGAAAGCAGTTGGACGAGTACCCGCCAGCAATGTTTAAGGAAGGTGGAACTGGAGCGAGTGTTAGGCCGATAAGCCCGAAAGATAATATGGGCGCTGGTGCATGCATAGGGAATGCATGTAGAGGATTATCAGATGGAGAGAAAGTCAGAATTAAGGTAGTGGACTGA